The region TGCAGATCGAGCGGCCCGAGCAAGCCGCGCGCGCGCGTCGCCACCGTCAGCGCCTGCAGGCACAACAGCGCGCTCATGCGGCCGCCGCCTCGACCTTGGCGCCGCCGTCGCGGGCGTCGCCGCGTACGTCGAGCCAATCGCGCAGGCCGTCGCCGAGAAACTGGAACGCGGCCAGGGTCGCGACCAGGAACCCGGCCGGGAACAACAAGGTCCACGGCGCGCTGTCGAGCTCCTGCACGCCTTCGGCGAGCAGGCCGCCCCAACTCGACGAAGGCTCGTCGATCGACAAGCCGAGGAAGCCGAGGAAGCTTTCGACCAGGATCGCCTGCGGCAGGATCAGGCCGAGATACACGAACGCCAGCGGCAACAGATTCGGCAGCACGTGCCAGCGCAGGCGCTGGCCGAAACTCGCCCCGGCCGCCTGCGCGGCGAGCACGAACGGCGCCTCGCGCAGGCGCGCGGCCTCGGCGCGCATCACCCGCGCCAGGTCGATCCAGACATACCCGCCGATCGCCGCGAGCAGCAGCAGCAACGAACGCTCGAACAGGGTCAGCAACAGGATCACCACCAACAGGAACGGCAGCGCCGAGAACACGTCGAGCACCCGCAACATCGCGCGCTCGACGCGGCCGCCGGCGAGGCCGGCGATGGCGCCGTAACCCAGGCCGATGACCAGGGCGACCACACTGGCGAGCAAGCCGATGCCGAGCGACAGGCGGCCGCCGGCGAGCGTGCGCGCGAACACATCGCGGCCGATCGCGTCGGTGCCGAACCAATGGCCGGCCGTGCCCGGCCGCACCGACAGCGCGTCCCAGTCGGGCAGGATCGGCCCGTAGCGAGCCAGCGCCGGCGCGAGCCAGCAGGCGGCGGCGAGTGCGGCGAGCACCAGCAGGCAGGTGCGGGCGAGCGGCGGAAGCGAGGCGAGAGAACGCATGGCCGCTCATCCTAACGGCTTCGCTAACGAACGGGTCCGGCGCAAGCGGCGGCGCGCCCACTCCTTATCGAGCCAATCCATTCCCCCCTTTGGAAAAGGGGGCCAGGGGGCCTTTGTTTTACTTCCGGCCTCCATCGCAACCCGCCCCCACATAGCCCCAGGGCATAAGCAGATGAGGCAATACCTTTTCCCCTGGGCCACCGGTCGCGGCGACATTCCCTACATGGTGAATGGGAAATGCTGACGA is a window of Lysobacter antibioticus DNA encoding:
- a CDS encoding ABC transporter permease, encoding MRSLASLPPLARTCLLVLAALAAACWLAPALARYGPILPDWDALSVRPGTAGHWFGTDAIGRDVFARTLAGGRLSLGIGLLASVVALVIGLGYGAIAGLAGGRVERAMLRVLDVFSALPFLLVVILLLTLFERSLLLLLAAIGGYVWIDLARVMRAEAARLREAPFVLAAQAAGASFGQRLRWHVLPNLLPLAFVYLGLILPQAILVESFLGFLGLSIDEPSSSWGGLLAEGVQELDSAPWTLLFPAGFLVATLAAFQFLGDGLRDWLDVRGDARDGGAKVEAAAA